One Streptomyces sp. P9-A2 DNA window includes the following coding sequences:
- a CDS encoding alpha/beta hydrolase → MYTRRPLRRTRTGATLLAAAALLVSGCSSGSTTSTTSSTSSATKEEAEAVLAALPRSTPKALTPYYEQKPSWRDCGVPGFQCATLKAPLDYADPSAGDIRLAVSRKKATGPGERLGSLLVNPGGPGGSAIDYLQAYAGIGYPKEVRARYDMVAVDPRGVARSEPVECLDGPEMDAYTQTDFTPDDAREADTLVAAYRKFAEGCGTDAPKLLRHVSTIEAARDMDIVRAALGDEKLNFVGASYGTFLGATYAGLFPDRTGRLVLDGALDPSLSARQLNIEQTAGFDTAFTAFAKDCVRQSDCPLGGKNTSPEEAGRNLKEFFAKTDAQPIPTGDADGRELTESLATIGVIAAMYDEGAWPLLRKALTAAMKENNGAGLLALSDSYYERDADGEYANLMFANAAVNCLDLPPAFDSPDQVRDALPDFEKASPVFGEGFAWAALNCTYWPVAATGEPQRIEAEGAAPIVVVGTTRDPATPYRWAQALAGQLASARLLTYEGDGHTAYGRGSDCIDSAINTYLVDGTPPADGKRCS, encoded by the coding sequence ATGTACACAAGGCGCCCCCTCCGCAGGACCCGTACCGGAGCCACGCTGCTCGCCGCCGCCGCGCTCCTGGTCTCCGGCTGCTCCTCCGGAAGCACGACGAGCACCACGAGTTCCACGAGCTCGGCGACGAAGGAGGAAGCGGAGGCGGTGCTGGCCGCCCTGCCCCGCTCCACGCCCAAGGCGCTCACGCCGTACTACGAGCAGAAGCCGTCCTGGCGCGACTGCGGAGTGCCCGGCTTCCAGTGCGCCACGCTGAAGGCCCCGCTCGACTACGCGGACCCGTCCGCCGGCGACATCCGCCTCGCCGTGTCCCGCAAGAAGGCCACGGGTCCGGGGGAGCGGCTGGGCTCCCTGCTGGTCAACCCCGGCGGACCGGGCGGGTCGGCGATCGACTACCTCCAGGCGTACGCGGGCATCGGCTATCCGAAGGAGGTGCGCGCCCGCTACGACATGGTGGCCGTGGACCCGCGGGGCGTGGCCCGCAGCGAGCCCGTCGAATGCCTGGACGGCCCCGAGATGGACGCGTACACGCAGACGGACTTCACGCCGGACGACGCGAGGGAGGCGGACACGCTGGTCGCCGCGTACCGGAAGTTCGCCGAGGGCTGCGGGACGGACGCGCCGAAGCTGCTGCGCCACGTGTCCACCATCGAGGCGGCCCGGGACATGGACATCGTGCGGGCGGCCCTGGGCGACGAGAAGCTGAACTTCGTCGGCGCCTCCTACGGGACATTCCTGGGGGCGACGTACGCGGGGCTGTTCCCGGACCGGACGGGCCGGCTGGTGCTGGACGGCGCCCTGGACCCCTCCCTGTCCGCGCGGCAGCTCAACATCGAGCAGACGGCGGGCTTCGACACGGCGTTCACGGCCTTCGCGAAGGACTGCGTACGGCAGAGCGACTGCCCGCTCGGCGGCAAGAACACCAGCCCCGAAGAGGCCGGCAGGAACCTGAAGGAGTTCTTCGCCAAGACCGACGCCCAGCCGATCCCCACCGGTGACGCCGACGGCCGTGAGCTCACCGAGTCGCTGGCCACCATCGGCGTGATCGCCGCGATGTACGACGAGGGCGCCTGGCCGCTCCTGCGCAAGGCCCTGACGGCGGCGATGAAGGAGAACAACGGCGCCGGACTCCTCGCCCTCTCCGACAGCTATTACGAACGCGACGCCGACGGCGAGTACGCCAACCTGATGTTCGCCAACGCCGCCGTGAACTGCCTGGACCTCCCGCCCGCCTTCGACTCCCCGGACCAGGTGAGGGACGCGCTCCCCGACTTCGAGAAGGCGTCCCCGGTCTTCGGTGAGGGCTTCGCCTGGGCCGCCCTGAACTGCACGTACTGGCCCGTCGCCGCCACGGGTGAGCCCCAGCGCATCGAGGCCGAGGGCGCGGCGCCGATCGTCGTCGTCGGCACCACGCGCGACCCCGCGACCCCCTACCGCTGGGCACAGGCCCTGGCCGGCCAGCTCGCCTCGGCCCGCCTCCTCACCTATGAGGGCGACGGCCACACCGCCTACGGCCGGGGCAGCGACTGCATCGACTCCGCGATCAACACCTACCTCGTCGACGGCACCCCGCCCGCAGACGGAAAGCGCTGCTCATAG
- a CDS encoding 2OG-Fe(II) oxygenase — protein MVTPRERLAGLLNGAKAAGAFSARLEAPVAGLDLEVAGVGPVRLPLRAPQVKRLISVARPALFGRGEETLSDTGVRDTWQISPDRFSLAGPAWPSLLSGALEDFRDALGLPAATRLRAEPHAMLVYGKGQFFLPHQDSEKDDAMVGTLVLSLPSAHTGGELVVEHAGHKCAYRASKTDLTLVAFYADCRHEVTPVRSGYRVTLTFNLLAEQESSKQEFSKQEFSKQETSEQVSGPLAELAHSLDRHFGSPAEPRYSSHELDPPTRLVYLLDHEYTQRSLNWERLKGADAGRAALLRAAAGQAGCESVLALAEVKETWDACPEGEDPWDDYGYDEDDEDDEEESGATDTDYVLQELIDDEITLGWWTGPDGAGGEQISLQVHDYEVCASTASTDLTPYDSQYEGYMGNYGNTLERWYRRAAVVVWPRERAFAARGEAGSRWALEELRAGITRGDVDRARDHARSLAPFWRHTSPQPDLLECALRVAVGLDAAETAAMLLEPFQVDALAPELAGPLAEAAARYGTGWMRRVVDDWFASERHHPPQRYQWTERLPPLCTALRAHGEATAVRLLPAGVWATVDRGLRLWTTTGPAEIRRAQLEQLALPLRHLLAAADEELRDTILASLRERGDTVLECLMPVLRRAAEESTPAEWGRVGLDALARDCADRLRTMCEGPPRATDDWSVAWAGCGCGLCDVLGEFLGSRSRKVLEWPLAKEGRRHVHSGIDSAELPVLHRTRGQGRPYTLVLTKTQELFTREQTVRRQAAADLAWLRSLRNG, from the coding sequence ATGGTGACACCGAGGGAAAGGCTGGCCGGGCTGCTCAACGGGGCGAAGGCGGCGGGGGCTTTCAGTGCCCGGCTGGAGGCGCCTGTGGCCGGGCTGGACCTTGAGGTGGCCGGAGTCGGGCCGGTGCGCCTGCCGCTGCGGGCGCCCCAGGTGAAGCGGCTGATCTCGGTGGCACGGCCGGCGTTGTTCGGGCGGGGTGAGGAGACGCTGAGCGACACCGGGGTGCGTGACACCTGGCAGATCTCGCCGGATCGGTTCAGCCTTGCCGGTCCTGCCTGGCCGTCGCTGCTGAGCGGTGCGCTGGAGGACTTCCGGGACGCTCTAGGGCTCCCGGCGGCGACCCGGCTGCGGGCCGAACCGCACGCGATGCTGGTGTACGGCAAGGGCCAGTTCTTCCTTCCGCATCAGGATTCGGAGAAGGACGACGCCATGGTGGGCACGCTGGTGCTCTCCCTGCCGTCGGCGCACACGGGGGGAGAACTGGTCGTCGAGCACGCAGGGCACAAGTGCGCGTACCGCGCCTCGAAGACGGATCTGACCCTCGTCGCCTTCTACGCCGACTGCCGTCACGAGGTCACCCCGGTCCGGTCCGGGTACCGGGTGACGCTCACCTTCAACCTGCTCGCAGAGCAGGAGTCTTCGAAGCAGGAGTTTTCGAAGCAGGAGTTTTCGAAGCAGGAGACTTCGGAGCAGGTGTCCGGGCCGCTGGCAGAGCTGGCACACAGTCTGGACCGGCACTTCGGCTCACCTGCCGAGCCGCGTTACAGCAGCCACGAGCTGGATCCGCCGACTCGCCTCGTCTACCTGCTCGATCACGAGTACACCCAGCGGAGTCTGAACTGGGAGCGGCTCAAGGGCGCGGATGCGGGACGTGCCGCTCTGCTGCGCGCCGCCGCCGGGCAGGCCGGGTGTGAATCGGTGCTCGCGCTGGCAGAGGTGAAGGAGACCTGGGACGCCTGTCCCGAAGGGGAAGATCCCTGGGACGACTACGGGTACGACGAGGATGACGAGGACGATGAGGAGGAGAGCGGCGCCACGGACACGGACTACGTCCTGCAGGAGCTGATCGACGACGAGATCACCCTGGGCTGGTGGACCGGTCCGGACGGCGCCGGCGGTGAGCAGATCTCGTTGCAGGTTCACGACTACGAGGTGTGCGCGAGTACCGCGAGCACGGATCTGACGCCCTACGACTCCCAGTACGAGGGCTACATGGGGAACTACGGCAACACGCTGGAGCGGTGGTACCGGCGGGCCGCGGTCGTCGTGTGGCCGCGTGAGCGGGCCTTCGCCGCCCGTGGCGAGGCCGGATCGCGGTGGGCCCTGGAGGAACTGCGCGCCGGCATCACGCGGGGCGACGTGGACCGGGCGCGCGACCACGCCCGGTCCCTCGCGCCATTCTGGAGGCACACCAGCCCGCAACCCGATCTGCTGGAGTGCGCGTTGCGGGTGGCCGTGGGCCTGGACGCGGCCGAGACCGCGGCCATGCTGCTGGAGCCGTTCCAGGTGGACGCGCTCGCCCCGGAGCTCGCGGGTCCACTCGCCGAGGCGGCGGCGCGGTACGGAACAGGGTGGATGCGGCGGGTCGTCGACGACTGGTTCGCATCGGAGCGCCACCACCCACCGCAGCGGTATCAGTGGACCGAGCGGCTGCCCCCGCTGTGTACGGCGCTGCGCGCCCATGGGGAGGCGACGGCGGTGCGGCTGCTGCCCGCCGGGGTCTGGGCAACGGTCGACAGGGGTTTGCGGCTGTGGACCACGACCGGTCCGGCCGAGATCCGCCGTGCACAGTTGGAGCAGCTGGCCCTGCCGCTGCGACACCTCCTGGCGGCGGCCGACGAGGAACTGCGGGACACCATTCTGGCTTCCCTGCGCGAACGCGGTGACACGGTGCTCGAGTGCCTGATGCCGGTACTGCGCCGCGCCGCGGAGGAGAGCACACCGGCCGAGTGGGGTCGGGTGGGGCTCGACGCGCTCGCGCGGGACTGCGCGGACCGGCTCCGCACGATGTGCGAGGGGCCGCCACGCGCCACCGACGACTGGTCGGTGGCATGGGCCGGGTGTGGCTGCGGACTGTGCGATGTCCTTGGTGAGTTCCTCGGCTCCCGGTCACGGAAGGTGCTCGAATGGCCGCTGGCGAAGGAGGGCCGACGCCACGTGCACTCCGGAATCGACTCGGCCGAGCTGCCGGTGCTCCACCGGACCAGGGGACAGGGGCGCCCGTACACGCTGGTACTGACGAAGACCCAGGAGCTGTTCACCCGTGAGCAGACAGTCCGGCGCCAGGCCGCGGCGGACCTGGCATGGCTGAGGTCGCTGCGGAACGGATGA
- a CDS encoding type II toxin-antitoxin system VapC family toxin, with product MSGTLILDCESLSALVRRTPELTEWLTAAEAEDIRVIISSVTLVEARDPKTNQARFDYAASRVNIVPPAEAIARHANGLLAAAGLHGHEYALDALVAATAHASPAPVTVLTSDPEDLHMLCGPGIRVIKI from the coding sequence GTGAGCGGCACCCTCATCCTGGACTGCGAAAGCCTGTCCGCACTCGTACGCCGCACACCCGAACTCACCGAATGGCTGACTGCAGCCGAGGCGGAGGACATCCGCGTCATCATCAGCTCGGTCACCCTCGTCGAAGCCCGCGACCCCAAGACCAACCAGGCCCGCTTCGACTACGCCGCCTCCCGCGTGAACATCGTCCCGCCCGCCGAAGCCATCGCCCGCCACGCGAACGGACTCCTCGCCGCAGCGGGCCTCCACGGCCACGAATACGCCCTCGACGCCCTCGTGGCCGCCACCGCACACGCCTCACCCGCCCCCGTGACCGTCCTGACGTCGGACCCCGAAGACCTTCACATGCTGTGCGGCCCCGGCATCCGTGTGATCAAGATCTGA
- a CDS encoding bifunctional 3'-5' exonuclease/DNA polymerase, with product MADRWALSLAEDGGVDVVPLGPDGLPAAPVRREADPAEAVRSRPGVTRWVWRSTAEAHPRLLATGVRVERCYDIEAAETLLLGHEGRHGQPRSAAAALARLRGGPVPPDPPQRSAEPGAQSPLFEHRDAHVPLADLLAVYAEQQRRIEATAHPDRMRLLVAAESAGMLVAAEMNRAGVPWRADVHRAVLHDLLGERYAGGGEPRRLAELADEVSAAFGRRVRPDLPADVVKAFAQAGIKVSSTRRWELESLDHPAVKPLIEYKKLYRIRVAHGWSWLQDWVRDGRFRPEFLAGGTVTGRWVTNGGGALQIPKVIRRAVVADPGWRLVVADADQMEPRVLAAISRDPGLMEVAGRETDLYQSVSDRAFSGDRAQAKLAVLGAVYGQTSGDGLKNLAALRRRFPRAVAYVDEAARAGEEGRLVRTWLGRTCPPAARTTDDAVEEAGIPLTEEEPDAARQWAPGHTSTDARARGRFTRNFVVQGSAADWTLLLLAALRRTLTDMAAELVFFQHDEVIVHCPKEEAETVAEAIREAAELAGRLTFGPTPVRFPFTTAVVECYADAK from the coding sequence ATGGCCGACCGGTGGGCGCTCTCTTTGGCCGAGGACGGTGGCGTCGATGTCGTCCCCCTCGGTCCGGACGGGCTGCCCGCCGCTCCGGTGCGGCGGGAGGCGGATCCGGCCGAGGCCGTGCGGAGCCGTCCCGGTGTCACCCGGTGGGTGTGGCGGTCCACCGCCGAGGCCCATCCGCGCCTGCTCGCCACGGGGGTGCGAGTGGAGCGGTGCTACGACATCGAGGCCGCCGAGACCCTCCTGCTCGGCCACGAAGGGCGGCACGGGCAGCCCCGTTCGGCCGCGGCCGCCCTGGCTCGGCTCCGGGGCGGCCCCGTACCGCCCGACCCGCCGCAGCGCTCAGCCGAGCCGGGCGCGCAGTCGCCCCTCTTCGAACACCGGGACGCCCACGTCCCACTGGCGGACCTCCTCGCGGTCTACGCCGAACAGCAGCGCCGGATCGAGGCCACCGCGCACCCGGACCGGATGCGGCTGCTGGTGGCCGCCGAGTCGGCCGGGATGCTCGTCGCCGCCGAGATGAACCGGGCGGGGGTGCCCTGGCGGGCGGACGTGCACCGCGCGGTGCTGCACGACCTGCTCGGCGAGCGGTACGCGGGCGGCGGCGAGCCCCGCAGACTCGCCGAGCTCGCCGACGAGGTGTCCGCCGCCTTCGGCCGCAGGGTCCGGCCCGACCTGCCCGCCGACGTCGTCAAGGCGTTCGCGCAGGCCGGGATCAAGGTCTCCTCGACCCGCCGATGGGAACTCGAGTCCCTCGACCATCCGGCGGTGAAACCGCTGATCGAGTACAAGAAGCTGTACCGCATCCGGGTCGCCCACGGCTGGTCCTGGCTCCAGGACTGGGTGCGCGACGGCCGCTTCCGGCCCGAGTTCCTGGCGGGCGGGACGGTGACCGGACGCTGGGTGACCAACGGCGGGGGCGCGCTGCAGATCCCCAAGGTGATCCGCCGCGCGGTCGTCGCCGACCCGGGCTGGCGGCTCGTCGTCGCCGACGCCGACCAGATGGAGCCGCGCGTCCTCGCGGCGATCTCCCGCGACCCAGGGCTGATGGAGGTGGCCGGCCGGGAGACCGACCTCTACCAGTCGGTGTCCGACCGCGCCTTCTCCGGCGACCGCGCGCAGGCGAAACTCGCCGTCCTCGGCGCGGTCTACGGCCAGACGTCCGGCGACGGCCTGAAGAACCTCGCCGCCCTCAGACGCCGCTTCCCCCGGGCCGTGGCCTATGTCGACGAGGCCGCCCGCGCCGGCGAGGAAGGCCGGCTCGTACGGACCTGGCTCGGCCGCACCTGCCCGCCCGCGGCCCGCACGACGGACGACGCGGTGGAGGAGGCCGGCATCCCGCTCACGGAGGAGGAACCCGACGCCGCCCGGCAGTGGGCGCCTGGCCACACCTCGACCGACGCCCGCGCGCGAGGCCGTTTCACCCGCAACTTCGTCGTCCAGGGCAGCGCCGCCGACTGGACCCTGTTGCTGCTCGCCGCGCTGCGGCGGACCTTGACGGACATGGCGGCCGAGCTGGTCTTCTTCCAGCACGACGAAGTGATCGTGCACTGCCCGAAAGAGGAAGCCGAGACGGTGGCGGAGGCGATCCGGGAGGCGGCGGAGCTGGCCGGACGGCTGACGTTCGGCCCGACCCCGGTGCGGTTCCCGTTCACGACGGCGGTGGTGGAGTGCTACGCGGACGCCAAGTGA
- a CDS encoding Clp protease N-terminal domain-containing protein, translating into MTTNPGIKSSVRLDDLIAAIKKVHEEPLQQLQDAVLAGEHLGDVADHLIGHFVDQARRSGASWTDIGKSMGVTRQAAQKRFVPKESAALDPNEGFNRYTPRARAVVMAAHNESKAARNAEGLPEHLVLGLLAEPGGLAAKAITEQGVTLGAVRAAAVAALPPAVEDAPELVPYGPAAKKVLELTFREALRLGHNYVGTEHLLLALLEHENGKGVLSGLGVDKTATERYVAELLAQVVETRQEEDREKEDGREKEDGDSEQKSSPES; encoded by the coding sequence ATGACGACGAATCCCGGCATCAAGTCATCCGTACGTCTCGACGACCTCATCGCGGCCATCAAGAAGGTCCACGAGGAACCCCTCCAGCAGCTTCAGGACGCGGTGCTCGCGGGTGAGCACCTCGGCGACGTGGCGGACCACCTGATCGGCCACTTCGTGGACCAGGCCCGGCGCTCGGGTGCCTCCTGGACGGACATCGGCAAGAGCATGGGCGTCACCCGGCAGGCGGCCCAGAAGCGTTTCGTGCCCAAGGAGTCGGCCGCCCTCGACCCGAACGAGGGCTTCAACCGCTACACGCCCCGCGCCCGCGCCGTGGTGATGGCCGCGCACAACGAGTCCAAGGCCGCGCGCAACGCCGAGGGTCTGCCCGAGCACCTGGTCCTCGGCCTGCTGGCCGAGCCGGGCGGCCTGGCCGCGAAGGCGATCACCGAACAGGGCGTCACCCTGGGCGCGGTCCGCGCGGCCGCCGTCGCGGCCCTCCCGCCGGCCGTCGAGGACGCCCCCGAGCTGGTGCCGTACGGCCCGGCGGCCAAGAAGGTCCTGGAACTCACCTTCCGCGAGGCCCTCCGCCTCGGCCACAACTACGTCGGCACCGAGCACCTCCTGCTCGCCCTCCTGGAGCACGAGAACGGCAAGGGCGTCCTCAGCGGCCTCGGCGTCGACAAGACGGCCACCGAGCGGTACGTCGCCGAGTTGCTGGCGCAGGTCGTGGAGACGCGGCAGGAGGAAGACCGGGAGAAGGAGGACGGCCGGGAGAAGGAGGACGGCGACAGCGAGCAGAAGTCCTCGCCGGAGAGCTGA
- a CDS encoding DUF2786 domain-containing protein → MSTSSTVDRAFRAALYATTEDALDTGASLLAVDPAADAELARRGEEFVANAWRRGWQPADVARIVRRELGDVHLRLVTGLIRAQAPHDRPRGPRWTAQLDALGAPGEPGAAPAPRTDRFSHATAVLELYRLLLRLPALESLDEAAAEAAGATGPGARDRRPESRMLGRIRALLAKAEATGFPEEAEALTAKAQELMARHSVDEALLAVRTHTATVPGACRIGVEAPYEQTKAVLLDAIADANHCRAVWNEPLGFSTVVGFDADLEAVELLYTSLLVQAGTAMTKAEAAQKAGGRKRTKTFRQSFLAAYAHRVGARLAAAAEGRASGLSDDLLPVLASRDVAVTERLDRLFPETTTTRLRGVSDVAGWEEGARAADNAQVEARRRLG, encoded by the coding sequence GTGAGTACGTCCAGCACCGTCGATCGCGCCTTCCGGGCCGCCCTGTACGCCACCACCGAGGACGCCCTCGACACCGGCGCGTCCCTGCTCGCCGTCGATCCGGCGGCGGACGCCGAACTCGCCCGGCGGGGCGAGGAGTTCGTGGCGAACGCCTGGCGGCGCGGCTGGCAGCCCGCCGACGTCGCACGGATCGTCCGGCGTGAACTGGGCGACGTACACCTACGGCTCGTCACGGGGCTGATCCGCGCGCAGGCGCCGCACGACCGGCCCAGAGGGCCCCGTTGGACCGCCCAGCTCGACGCTCTCGGCGCCCCCGGCGAACCCGGCGCCGCGCCCGCGCCCCGCACCGATCGCTTCTCGCACGCCACGGCCGTACTGGAGCTGTACCGGCTGCTGCTGCGCCTGCCCGCACTCGAATCCCTCGACGAGGCGGCGGCCGAGGCTGCCGGCGCGACGGGTCCGGGCGCGCGGGACCGGCGTCCGGAGTCCCGCATGCTCGGCCGTATCCGCGCGCTGCTGGCCAAGGCGGAGGCGACCGGATTCCCGGAGGAGGCGGAGGCGCTCACCGCCAAGGCGCAGGAGCTGATGGCGCGGCACAGCGTCGACGAGGCCCTGCTCGCGGTACGGACGCACACGGCGACGGTGCCGGGTGCGTGCCGGATCGGGGTGGAAGCGCCGTACGAGCAGACCAAGGCCGTCCTGCTCGACGCGATCGCCGACGCGAACCACTGCCGGGCCGTGTGGAACGAGCCCCTCGGCTTCTCCACCGTGGTCGGCTTCGACGCCGACCTGGAAGCGGTCGAACTTCTCTACACCTCACTGCTCGTGCAGGCCGGTACGGCCATGACGAAGGCGGAGGCGGCCCAGAAGGCGGGTGGACGCAAGCGGACCAAGACCTTCCGGCAGTCCTTCCTCGCGGCCTACGCCCACCGCGTGGGCGCACGTCTCGCGGCTGCCGCCGAAGGGCGGGCGAGCGGGCTGAGCGACGACCTGCTCCCGGTGCTCGCCTCCCGCGACGTCGCGGTCACCGAGCGGCTGGACCGCCTGTTCCCGGAGACGACGACCACCCGGCTGCGCGGGGTGAGCGACGTGGCGGGCTGGGAGGAAGGCGCTCGGGCGGCGGACAACGCCCAGGTCGAAGCCCGCCGGCGGCTCGGCTGA
- a CDS encoding DUF4232 domain-containing protein, which produces MRATPITVTAVTALLLLTACGGEGGGDGAKDDAKQESGACTSATVSMEAGPASEAPAAGDAGEVPVNLVNQGAACVLDGFPEASLVAGDDLVTLTPVEGATAQKLTLAEGESVSFTITYVRGPEGAGESLDAKTVQIGLPGDSATQDVPWSYGPVAVKENTEAAADASVSAFQRTGD; this is translated from the coding sequence ATGCGCGCCACGCCGATCACCGTCACCGCTGTCACCGCCCTCCTCCTGCTGACCGCCTGCGGCGGCGAGGGCGGTGGTGACGGGGCGAAGGACGACGCGAAGCAGGAGAGCGGGGCCTGCACGAGCGCGACGGTGAGCATGGAAGCCGGGCCCGCGAGCGAGGCGCCGGCCGCCGGTGACGCCGGCGAGGTCCCCGTGAACCTCGTCAACCAGGGTGCCGCCTGCGTTCTGGACGGCTTTCCCGAGGCGAGCCTGGTGGCCGGGGACGACCTCGTCACGCTGACCCCGGTCGAGGGCGCGACGGCACAGAAGCTGACCCTGGCCGAGGGCGAGTCGGTCTCCTTCACGATCACCTACGTGCGCGGGCCGGAGGGCGCGGGCGAGAGCCTGGACGCCAAGACCGTGCAGATCGGCCTCCCCGGCGACTCCGCCACCCAGGACGTCCCCTGGTCGTACGGTCCGGTGGCGGTCAAGGAAAATACCGAGGCCGCGGCCGACGCCTCCGTGAGCGCCTTCCAGCGGACGGGCGACTGA
- a CDS encoding DUF397 domain-containing protein, protein MDHDVYDGDVYDGDVYGVAGASRVFNGMAATGLNGVAWQKSRHSNSQGSCVEFARLPGGEVAVRNSRFPEGPALVYTRAEIEAMLLGIKDGEFDHLVAG, encoded by the coding sequence GTGGACCACGACGTGTACGACGGTGATGTGTACGACGGCGACGTGTACGGCGTCGCCGGCGCGTCCCGCGTGTTCAACGGCATGGCGGCCACCGGGCTGAACGGTGTGGCCTGGCAGAAGAGCCGGCACAGCAACTCGCAGGGTTCCTGCGTCGAGTTCGCCCGGCTGCCGGGCGGCGAGGTGGCGGTGCGCAACTCCCGCTTTCCCGAGGGGCCGGCGCTCGTCTACACCCGGGCGGAGATCGAGGCGATGCTCCTCGGTATCAAGGACGGCGAGTTCGACCATTTGGTCGCCGGCTGA
- a CDS encoding ATP-binding protein, with the protein MLEPLRQGLPPLDPAAVSDTASCSLPTRYEAVGEARQFTRKTCEQWDLDDRFDDVCLVVSELVTNALRHGLPACAPRPAGQEAPVRLHLMRWTGRLVCAVRDPSHDSPVTRGPVTRDADDFSAESGRGLLLVESFSDSWGWQPMRSGRGKIVWALFLLRPPGRE; encoded by the coding sequence ATGCTCGAGCCGTTACGGCAGGGCCTTCCGCCGCTGGACCCCGCGGCCGTGTCCGACACCGCCTCCTGCTCCCTGCCCACCCGCTACGAAGCGGTCGGCGAGGCGCGGCAGTTCACCAGGAAGACCTGCGAGCAGTGGGACCTGGACGACCGTTTCGACGATGTGTGCCTGGTCGTCTCCGAACTGGTCACCAACGCCCTGCGGCACGGCCTGCCGGCCTGTGCGCCGCGACCGGCGGGCCAGGAGGCTCCGGTGCGGCTGCACCTGATGCGGTGGACCGGACGGCTGGTGTGCGCGGTGCGCGACCCCAGCCACGACAGCCCCGTCACCCGCGGGCCCGTCACCCGCGACGCGGACGACTTCTCCGCGGAGTCGGGCCGCGGACTGCTCCTGGTCGAGTCGTTCAGCGACAGCTGGGGCTGGCAGCCGATGCGGAGCGGACGCGGCAAGATCGTCTGGGCGCTGTTCCTGCTGCGGCCCCCCGGCAGGGAATGA
- a CDS encoding helix-turn-helix domain-containing protein → MLLGSQLRRLREARGITREAAGYSIRASESKISRMELGRVSFKARDVEDLLTLYGIGDEQERASLLSLAKEANVAGWWHSYSDVLPSWFPTYVGLEGAAALIRAYEVQFVHGLLQTEEYARAVVRRGMQGASEADVERRVALRLERQKYLVAENAPEFHVVLDEAALRRPYGDRGVMKGQLQHLIEISERPNVRLQVMPFGLGGHSGESGAFTVLSFPESDLSDVVYMEQLTSALYLDKAEDVAQYEKALKELQQDSPGPSESRDLLRGLLQLS, encoded by the coding sequence ATGCTGCTCGGATCACAACTCAGGCGACTGCGTGAGGCTCGGGGGATCACGCGGGAGGCGGCGGGCTATTCGATCCGCGCCTCCGAATCGAAGATCAGCCGGATGGAGTTGGGCCGGGTGAGCTTCAAGGCCAGGGACGTCGAGGACCTGCTGACGCTGTACGGCATCGGGGACGAGCAGGAGCGGGCCTCGCTGCTCTCCCTGGCCAAGGAGGCCAATGTCGCGGGCTGGTGGCACAGTTACTCGGATGTGCTGCCCAGCTGGTTCCCCACCTATGTGGGCCTCGAGGGTGCCGCCGCACTGATCAGGGCGTACGAGGTGCAGTTCGTGCACGGTCTGCTGCAGACCGAGGAGTACGCGCGCGCGGTGGTCCGGCGCGGCATGCAGGGCGCGAGCGAGGCCGATGTCGAACGACGGGTGGCGCTGCGCCTGGAGCGGCAGAAGTACCTGGTCGCGGAGAACGCCCCCGAGTTCCACGTGGTGCTCGACGAGGCCGCGCTGCGTCGGCCGTACGGCGACCGCGGGGTGATGAAGGGGCAGCTCCAGCATCTGATCGAGATCTCCGAGCGGCCCAACGTCCGGCTGCAGGTCATGCCGTTCGGGCTCGGCGGCCACTCCGGTGAGTCCGGGGCGTTCACCGTCCTCAGCTTCCCCGAGTCCGACCTCTCGGACGTCGTGTACATGGAGCAGCTGACGAGCGCGCTGTACCTCGACAAGGCCGAGGACGTCGCCCAGTACGAGAAGGCGCTCAAGGAGCTCCAGCAGGACAGCCCGGGCCCTTCGGAGAGCCGGGATCTTCTGCGAGGTCTCCTCCAACTCTCCTGA